A stretch of DNA from Andreesenia angusta:
CAAGTATCATAAAAGTGGCCGTTCTCTTGCTGAAACACTCTGCCCTGTTCGGACAGTTTGCAGCTTCACATACGGTGTTAAGAGACAGGTCCTCCAGTATATGCTTTACATATCCCAGATTTTCTCCTTCTCTTTTCTTTATTCTAAGCCATTCAGGTTTTCTCTTTATAATCATCTCTACGCCTCCGTTACGAATTCAACTTCGTCATAATTAAATACTTCACAGAAATACTTTAAAACCTTCTCGTTTACATCTTTGAAGTCCTGCTTAGCTCCAAGCTCGAACTCTAGCGAAGTTGCCTCTCTTCCTGTTATTCCACAAGGCACTATATATTTAAAATGGTCCAGATTTGTGTTCACATTAAACGCAAACCCATGCATGGTAACCCATCTCTTTACAGAAAATCCAACCGCCGTTATCTTCTTGTTGTTCACCCATACTCCATTGTTTATCTCGTCTCTGTAGGACTCCAACCCATACTCCTTATGAGTTAGCCTTATTATCATTTCCTCTATATTGTACACATAGTCTTTAACTCCAAGTCTATGTCCCTTTAAATTTATTATGGGGTATCCCACTATCTGCCCCGGTCCATGGTAGGTTACGTCCCCACCTCTTCCTATATTTACGACTTCGATTCCTTCACTTTTAAGCGCTTCATCTGAAGCTATTATATTTTCCCTTTTGCCAGATCTTCCAAGTGTCAGCACTGGATTGTGCTCCACTAAGATAAGCGTATCCTCTATTTCATCTTTCTGCCTTTTATCTAAATACTCTTCCTGCAATTTAAGTGTTTCGTTGTAGTCACGCTTTCCGAGAGATAATACTTGTAATTTCAATTTCGAACATCTCCTATTTTTAATTAAAAATACCCTCTTGTTACAAGAGGGTATCTTCATTAAACTAACTGATATCTGTAGATAAGTGTTGCTTCACCGTTTCTCTCTTTTACACCAGCTTTTAGTATCTTAGCTTTTTGTCCTTCAACTTCTACTTCGTCAACTGACTCCATATATTTTGATACAGCTTCTGAGTACTCTATAGCCACAGGTTCTTTCACTCCCCACGGAAGTGCCATTACAGTTACGGCGTCTCAAGTATCACATATATTAGCTTTTCTATCAGCTATAGACGCTGTTAAGCTGTCTATTAGAGCTTTTTCTACATTACCATCTTGTGCGAACATTTAAAATTACCTCCTAGAAATGTATTTGTTTTTTCTATACATTTCTATTATAGTATAGATTCGCTTTATTCTCCATACCTTTTGTGTGAAATTTATAGCGAAATTTGTATGAAATTTGTATAAATTTATCCTTGGTAAGTTAATACGAGGTCTTTAGCTGCTTTACCTTCGTCTATTCTTCCAACTGGAGTGTTTTGAGGTGCAGACTTTAGTATCTCTGGATTAGATATAGCCTCGTCAGCTATCTTGTTCAGTATAGCTATGAACTCGTC
This window harbors:
- the lipB gene encoding lipoyl(octanoyl) transferase LipB, which translates into the protein MKIPSCNKRVFLIKNRRCSKLKLQVLSLGKRDYNETLKLQEEYLDKRQKDEIEDTLILVEHNPVLTLGRSGKRENIIASDEALKSEGIEVVNIGRGGDVTYHGPGQIVGYPIINLKGHRLGVKDYVYNIEEMIIRLTHKEYGLESYRDEINNGVWVNNKKITAVGFSVKRWVTMHGFAFNVNTNLDHFKYIVPCGITGREATSLEFELGAKQDFKDVNEKVLKYFCEVFNYDEVEFVTEA